A region of Halalkaliarchaeum desulfuricum DNA encodes the following proteins:
- the tatC gene encoding twin-arginine translocase subunit TatC: MSSALDEDTQQTLAEGSDAVRAMLRSAQKDLQKAFMVFLFVFLGTFYALRLWVWDYLKGVTRAQMPPDVEAQLEIIVLTPFDVILLQAKIGLIVGVIAAIPPLIYFSREALRERDMWPEAPIPRWKIATIGLLAALLFSGGVFYSQGFFFPFMFAFLAGFGLEAGFAPSYSIVMWTEFIVFLSLSFGLAAQMPLVVTGLSYAGIVQYETFRDKWKYAVVLIFAFGAMFSPPDPFTQIMWAVPLIALYGVSLYLAKIAVTARRRSEKIDVPATVRAKWNVLAGLFVVGVAAVYGFYDYGGRQAANELLAWMGSDYRVYPLGEGLGVAEPTAIALYGLLAGTVFAVLGIMYLVYAGLDPVEDSGLYGDPTAIDLGELDAAGVRAAPAEAFEELSEDEVMQLASTALDAEDPEKAQALLDRFDEVEAQRAESGDGDDTEGTSGAAGGASAGEAAEDIAGELEERSSRAGSTFLEELTEDGEDDIGGYYTDLKFIFDSIRSRSFIIVGTFLGVMAATFTWLYLGGLGNVFDNFLGRLPSEVVAENVNVITLHPVEALIFIVKFSVLIGVLAIFPVIAYYAWPALRELGFVRGRQNVVFLWTGALVGGLIGGFLLGYYFFAPWLISYLVGDALDAGMIISYRINDFFWLIVFTTAGIGILADVPVLMVLLNYAGIPYQAMRNRWREVVLAMLTFAAVFTPADIVTMFLVTIPLMAAYGVGLFALFFVTLGGRRNLSPPAEIVDTTSTALEVVETKTEGS; this comes from the coding sequence ATGTCCAGCGCCCTCGACGAGGACACTCAGCAGACGCTTGCCGAGGGGAGCGACGCCGTCCGGGCGATGCTCCGTTCGGCCCAGAAGGACCTGCAGAAGGCCTTCATGGTGTTCCTCTTCGTATTTCTCGGGACCTTCTACGCGCTCCGGCTGTGGGTCTGGGACTACCTCAAGGGCGTCACGCGCGCTCAAATGCCTCCCGACGTCGAGGCCCAACTGGAGATCATCGTTCTGACGCCGTTCGACGTGATCCTCCTGCAGGCCAAGATCGGCCTCATCGTCGGTGTCATCGCTGCCATCCCGCCGCTCATATACTTCTCCAGGGAGGCGCTTCGCGAACGCGACATGTGGCCGGAGGCGCCGATCCCCCGGTGGAAGATTGCCACGATCGGCCTCCTCGCGGCGCTGCTTTTCTCGGGCGGGGTCTTCTACAGCCAGGGCTTCTTCTTCCCGTTCATGTTCGCGTTCCTCGCAGGCTTCGGTCTCGAGGCGGGCTTCGCGCCGAGCTACTCGATCGTGATGTGGACGGAGTTCATCGTCTTTCTGTCGCTGTCGTTCGGGCTCGCCGCCCAGATGCCACTCGTCGTCACCGGGCTGTCGTACGCCGGCATCGTCCAGTACGAGACGTTCCGAGACAAATGGAAGTACGCAGTCGTCCTCATCTTCGCCTTCGGCGCGATGTTCTCCCCGCCGGACCCGTTCACGCAGATCATGTGGGCGGTGCCGTTGATCGCGCTGTACGGCGTCTCCTTGTACCTCGCGAAGATCGCGGTTACCGCCCGCCGGAGAAGCGAGAAGATCGACGTGCCGGCGACGGTGCGAGCGAAGTGGAACGTGCTCGCCGGGCTGTTCGTGGTCGGGGTCGCCGCGGTGTACGGCTTCTACGATTACGGCGGCCGGCAGGCGGCAAACGAACTGCTCGCATGGATGGGCAGCGACTATCGAGTATACCCGCTCGGGGAGGGCCTCGGGGTCGCTGAACCGACGGCGATCGCGCTGTACGGGCTGCTCGCCGGGACCGTGTTTGCGGTGCTGGGAATCATGTATCTGGTGTACGCCGGCCTCGATCCGGTCGAGGATTCCGGCCTGTATGGCGATCCGACGGCGATCGACCTCGGGGAACTCGACGCGGCGGGCGTCCGGGCTGCGCCGGCCGAGGCGTTCGAGGAGCTGAGTGAAGACGAGGTGATGCAACTGGCCAGTACTGCCCTCGACGCCGAAGATCCCGAAAAGGCACAGGCGCTGCTCGACCGGTTCGACGAGGTGGAAGCACAGCGCGCCGAAAGCGGCGACGGGGACGATACGGAGGGAACTTCCGGGGCTGCAGGCGGCGCGAGCGCCGGCGAAGCGGCCGAGGACATCGCCGGCGAACTGGAGGAACGCAGTTCCAGGGCCGGATCGACGTTCCTCGAGGAGCTCACCGAGGACGGCGAGGACGACATCGGCGGCTACTACACGGATCTGAAGTTTATCTTCGACAGCATCCGCTCGCGGTCGTTCATCATCGTCGGCACGTTCCTCGGGGTGATGGCCGCGACCTTCACGTGGCTGTATCTCGGGGGGCTGGGGAACGTCTTCGACAACTTCCTGGGCCGGCTTCCAAGCGAGGTCGTCGCCGAGAACGTGAACGTGATCACCCTCCATCCGGTGGAGGCGCTCATCTTCATCGTGAAGTTCTCGGTGCTCATCGGCGTGCTTGCGATCTTCCCCGTCATCGCGTACTACGCGTGGCCGGCGCTGCGGGAACTCGGCTTCGTTCGGGGACGACAGAACGTCGTCTTCCTGTGGACCGGCGCGCTCGTCGGCGGGCTGATCGGCGGGTTCCTGCTCGGTTACTACTTCTTTGCCCCCTGGCTCATCTCGTATCTCGTCGGCGACGCGCTCGATGCGGGGATGATCATCTCCTACCGGATCAACGACTTCTTCTGGCTGATCGTCTTCACGACCGCCGGGATCGGCATCCTCGCAGACGTGCCGGTGTTGATGGTGCTTTTGAACTACGCGGGGATCCCCTACCAGGCGATGCGCAACCGGTGGCGTGAGGTGGTGCTCGCGATGTTGACGTTCGCCGCGGTCTTTACGCCGGCCGACATCGTGACGATGTTCCTCGTGACGATCCCCCTGATGGCCGCCTACGGCGTCGGCCTGTTCGCGCTGTTTTTCGTCACACTCGGGGGGAGACGCAACCTCTCGCCGCCGGCGGAGATCGTCGACACCACCTCGACGGCGCTGGAGGTCGTCGAGACGAAAACGGAGGGCTCCTAA
- a CDS encoding RNA ligase, which translates to MNEQAFYERLDSTAVDPPDLFEHFEEHSAGDRTYYLLPDARHEVERGTVVLPDADAVVRGYPSVPRVFVLDPGIPSFFGADARVSVEEKLNGFNVRIAAVGGVLAFTRSGYVCPYTTDRARALLDPAEFFEAYPGAMLCAELIGPETPYTAHDYDDVDSHAVRVFGIRDRETGEPFPVDERRELCERYGFPQPTEFGRGTVDEAVSTAKEAIAELDAAGREGIVVKSEDGREIVKYTTASQTQADLAYAFELPFDYGRDFVFSRVIREGFRAVEFDEDGDRLRERAHDLGESILLPMVETIHTVAAGDRVGERQTVRGDPRAIDELLSHLEGQGLTIEIESDQRDGDQRVVEFLKVSQSTSDRIDYYLDGGTYDE; encoded by the coding sequence ATGAACGAGCAGGCGTTCTACGAGCGGCTGGATTCCACCGCTGTGGACCCTCCGGACCTCTTCGAACACTTCGAGGAGCACTCCGCGGGTGATCGTACCTACTACCTGCTCCCGGACGCGCGCCACGAGGTCGAACGCGGAACCGTCGTCCTTCCCGACGCCGACGCGGTCGTCCGCGGTTACCCGAGCGTCCCCCGCGTTTTCGTCCTCGATCCGGGAATTCCGTCGTTTTTTGGTGCCGACGCCAGGGTGAGCGTCGAGGAGAAACTCAACGGTTTCAACGTGCGCATCGCCGCTGTCGGTGGCGTCCTCGCGTTCACACGAAGCGGGTACGTCTGTCCGTATACGACCGACCGGGCGCGGGCGCTCCTCGACCCGGCAGAGTTCTTCGAAGCGTATCCCGGAGCGATGCTGTGTGCCGAGTTGATCGGCCCAGAGACGCCGTACACTGCACACGACTACGACGACGTCGACTCCCACGCAGTCCGAGTATTCGGAATCCGGGACCGCGAGACGGGCGAGCCGTTTCCCGTCGACGAGCGACGAGAACTCTGTGAACGCTACGGCTTCCCACAGCCCACCGAGTTCGGTCGGGGGACTGTAGACGAGGCCGTGTCCACGGCGAAGGAAGCGATCGCCGAACTCGACGCTGCCGGACGGGAAGGGATCGTGGTAAAATCGGAAGACGGGAGGGAGATAGTGAAGTACACGACCGCGTCTCAAACCCAGGCGGATCTCGCGTACGCCTTCGAACTCCCGTTCGATTACGGTCGAGATTTCGTCTTCTCGCGGGTGATCCGTGAGGGCTTTCGCGCCGTCGAGTTCGACGAGGACGGGGACCGGCTCCGCGAGCGGGCACACGACCTCGGGGAGTCGATCCTGTTGCCGATGGTCGAGACGATCCACACGGTCGCGGCGGGGGACCGCGTGGGGGAACGACAGACGGTTCGCGGGGATCCCCGGGCCATCGACGAACTGCTTTCCCACCTCGAAGGCCAGGGGCTGACGATCGAAATCGAGTCGGATCAGCGGGACGGCGACCAGCGGGTCGTCGAGTTCCTGAAGGTGTCACAGTCGACGAGCGATCGGATCGACTACTATCTCGACGGGGGCACGTACGACGAGTAG
- a CDS encoding RNA ligase partner protein yields MSGELPRQRFVLDTSLFITQAIREEGETVEDAIVRLLDLVATARLELNISCYMPPSIHDELGTMLHEQDVDEEIFSRLDTWVVRKSPDRYGVSIPAVIVYNFIDEMSDRVDRGLRVSEEALREVERIDPADLSTDPDGDGREEYMTEADRVLSNMRDKYRRTLRQGVLDSREDFDLLVLARELDAGVVTEDRGIISWADEFGLRYVRGGQFPTLLEEYIRATGADKRVGGNSASDEGRDQ; encoded by the coding sequence ATGAGCGGTGAACTCCCACGGCAGCGGTTCGTCCTCGACACCTCGCTTTTCATCACCCAGGCGATTCGCGAGGAGGGAGAGACGGTCGAGGATGCGATTGTCAGGCTGCTCGACCTGGTCGCCACCGCCAGACTCGAGCTCAACATCTCCTGTTACATGCCGCCGTCGATCCACGACGAACTCGGCACGATGCTGCACGAACAGGACGTCGACGAGGAGATTTTCTCCCGGCTGGACACGTGGGTGGTCCGCAAGAGCCCCGATCGCTACGGGGTTTCGATCCCCGCTGTGATCGTGTATAACTTCATCGACGAGATGAGTGATCGAGTCGACCGGGGGTTGCGCGTCTCCGAGGAAGCACTCCGGGAGGTCGAGCGGATCGATCCGGCGGACCTGTCCACCGATCCCGACGGGGACGGTCGCGAAGAGTACATGACGGAGGCGGATCGGGTTCTCTCGAACATGCGGGACAAGTATCGCCGGACGCTCAGGCAGGGAGTCCTCGACTCCCGGGAGGATTTCGACCTGCTGGTGCTGGCGCGCGAACTCGACGCCGGCGTCGTCACCGAGGACAGGGGAATCATCTCGTGGGCGGACGAGTTCGGCCTCCGGTACGTCCGCGGCGGGCAGTTCCCGACGTTGCTCGAGGAGTACATCCGGGCGACCGGCGCCGACAAGCGGGTCGGTGGGAACTCCGCCTCGGACGAGGGGAGAGACCAGTGA
- a CDS encoding class II aldolase/adducin family protein: MTVLEAERRTVATRAAELRELTPGRTGNLSVRRGQRLAITPSGVPYDEISPDDVSVVSLGGEQVFGELAPSSESPMHRRIYERFEPGAIVHTHSPWSTTLAVLGEPLPPVHYMIVLAGETVPIAPYATYGTEELADNAVGAMASAESSACLLENHGLVATGEDAAAAIETAVAVESVARAYCQAQSVGTPQQLSEDALEATARKLEEYGPDEGEK; encoded by the coding sequence GTGACAGTACTGGAAGCGGAACGACGGACAGTCGCAACGCGGGCGGCGGAGCTGCGCGAGTTGACCCCGGGCCGGACCGGGAACCTCAGCGTGCGACGGGGGCAGCGGCTCGCGATCACACCATCGGGCGTCCCGTACGATGAAATTAGCCCCGACGACGTTTCGGTCGTATCGCTTGGGGGTGAGCAGGTGTTCGGAGAACTCGCCCCATCGAGCGAGTCACCGATGCATCGACGGATCTACGAGCGGTTCGAACCCGGCGCGATCGTCCACACCCATTCGCCGTGGTCGACGACGCTTGCAGTGCTCGGGGAGCCACTGCCGCCGGTCCACTACATGATCGTCCTCGCCGGCGAGACGGTCCCGATTGCCCCGTACGCGACCTACGGCACCGAAGAGCTCGCGGACAACGCCGTCGGGGCGATGGCGTCCGCCGAAAGCAGCGCCTGCCTGCTCGAGAACCACGGGCTCGTCGCAACTGGCGAGGACGCCGCGGCGGCGATCGAGACCGCCGTCGCGGTCGAGTCGGTCGCGCGGGCGTACTGTCAGGCGCAGTCTGTGGGGACTCCCCAGCAACTCTCCGAAGACGCCCTGGAAGCGACCGCGCGGAAACTGGAGGAATACGGGCCCGACGAGGGAGAAAAGTAG
- a CDS encoding S-methyl-5-thioribose-1-phosphate isomerase produces MRTIDWDNDRDCIEMVDQTKLPAEYTTYHAETVPELVESIEILRVRGAPALGAAGAFGVALAARRTDADTVEAFEEAVREDAGTIAGARPTAVNLSREVEAVLRELRGCRSVEEARRRTLSAAKDIADADVERNRQIGEHGAELLSADGTVMTHCNAGALATVDWGTALGVVYSAHEQGKEIDVVANETRPLNQGSRITTVELQERDVPVRLIPDNASGLCMQRGMVDAVVVGADRVVLEGGEAFTPRHGSGDDGAGQGAVFNKIGTYKHAVLADRHDIPFVVAAPHSTVDTELSATEVEIEQRDPGELREIYGEQNAPADVSVFNPAFDPTPMELVDYLVTETGVYEPPLDRRDFERVSTPESESSS; encoded by the coding sequence ATGCGCACTATCGACTGGGACAACGACCGAGACTGCATCGAGATGGTCGACCAGACGAAGCTTCCGGCGGAGTACACGACCTACCACGCGGAGACGGTGCCGGAACTCGTCGAGAGCATCGAGATCCTGCGCGTGCGAGGCGCGCCGGCGCTGGGGGCCGCCGGGGCGTTCGGGGTGGCGCTTGCGGCGCGGCGAACCGACGCCGACACCGTCGAGGCGTTCGAGGAGGCAGTCCGGGAGGACGCCGGGACGATCGCGGGCGCACGACCGACGGCAGTCAACCTCTCGCGAGAGGTAGAGGCGGTCCTCAGGGAGCTTCGCGGCTGCAGGTCGGTCGAGGAGGCCCGGCGGCGGACCCTGTCGGCGGCGAAGGATATCGCCGACGCCGACGTCGAGCGCAACCGGCAGATCGGCGAGCACGGTGCGGAACTGCTCTCGGCGGACGGAACCGTGATGACCCACTGCAACGCCGGCGCGCTGGCGACTGTCGACTGGGGGACCGCGCTGGGGGTCGTCTACTCGGCCCACGAGCAGGGCAAGGAGATCGACGTCGTCGCAAACGAGACACGACCCCTCAATCAGGGCTCCCGGATCACGACCGTCGAGCTACAGGAACGGGACGTTCCGGTGCGGCTGATCCCCGACAACGCCAGCGGCCTGTGCATGCAGCGGGGGATGGTCGACGCCGTCGTCGTCGGCGCCGACAGGGTGGTGCTCGAGGGTGGCGAGGCGTTCACTCCCCGACACGGCTCCGGGGACGACGGAGCCGGCCAGGGCGCCGTGTTCAACAAGATCGGGACGTACAAACACGCCGTGCTGGCGGATCGTCACGACATCCCGTTCGTGGTGGCGGCGCCCCACTCGACGGTCGACACCGAACTGAGCGCGACCGAGGTCGAAATCGAGCAGCGCGACCCCGGAGAGTTGCGGGAGATCTACGGGGAGCAGAACGCGCCCGCGGACGTGTCAGTCTTCAACCCGGCGTTCGATCCGACGCCGATGGAACTCGTGGATTATCTCGTCACCGAGACAGGCGTGTACGAACCGCCGCTGGATCGGCGCGACTTCGAGCGCGTCTCGACACCCGAATCGGAATCGAGTAGTTAA
- a CDS encoding ribbon-helix-helix domain-containing protein translates to MPKISVEVPEELLSDLDEHVGEEGKFVNRSEAIRASIRKTLDLLDDIDERHGRLEEDE, encoded by the coding sequence ATGCCCAAGATAAGCGTCGAGGTTCCAGAGGAGCTGCTTTCGGACCTCGACGAACACGTCGGCGAAGAGGGGAAGTTCGTCAACCGCAGCGAGGCGATCCGCGCGTCGATCCGCAAGACGCTGGATCTACTGGACGACATCGACGAGCGTCACGGCCGGCTGGAGGAGGACGAGTAG
- a CDS encoding queuosine precursor transporter: MSVRTVQEERVTLPAGAVALAALFVASLVTAQLTASKVLQFELPFALPVTGAQLALPGAALAYALTFLASDCYTELYGKRAAQVLVNVGFLMNFLVLALVWSTILAPAAPSSIDPAAFETVLGASTNIVAASLLAYVVSQNYDVVVFHWIKERTHGERLWLRNIVSTGTSQAIDTVIFVGVAFWLLPRAIGLGPVLPGDVVVALIVGQYLLKLAIAVLDTPLVYLVVGAVRRYDVSPA, translated from the coding sequence GTGTCGGTTCGGACGGTCCAGGAGGAGCGAGTGACCTTGCCCGCCGGGGCGGTCGCGCTGGCGGCGCTGTTCGTGGCGTCGCTGGTGACGGCTCAGCTCACCGCCTCGAAAGTGTTGCAGTTCGAACTCCCGTTCGCGCTGCCGGTTACCGGTGCACAGCTCGCCTTGCCGGGTGCCGCACTTGCCTACGCCCTGACGTTCCTGGCGTCTGACTGTTACACGGAGCTGTACGGCAAGCGCGCGGCGCAAGTGCTCGTGAACGTGGGCTTTTTGATGAACTTCCTCGTGCTGGCGCTGGTGTGGAGCACGATCCTCGCGCCGGCGGCACCCTCGAGCATCGACCCGGCGGCGTTCGAGACGGTGCTGGGGGCGTCGACGAACATCGTCGCCGCGAGCCTGCTGGCGTACGTGGTGAGCCAGAACTACGACGTGGTGGTGTTCCACTGGATCAAGGAACGAACCCACGGAGAGCGACTCTGGCTGCGAAACATCGTCTCCACGGGCACGAGCCAGGCGATCGACACGGTGATCTTCGTGGGCGTGGCGTTCTGGCTGCTCCCGCGCGCGATCGGGCTCGGGCCGGTGCTCCCGGGCGACGTCGTCGTCGCACTGATAGTCGGACAGTACCTCCTGAAACTCGCGATCGCGGTGCTCGACACCCCGCTCGTCTATCTCGTGGTTGGTGCGGTACGTCGGTACGACGTCTCTCCGGCGTGA
- a CDS encoding 23S rRNA (uridine(2552)-2'-O)-methyltransferase, whose amino-acid sequence MTRRDHYYNKAKQEGYRTRAAYKLLQIDETADLFSGGETVVDLGAAPGGWLQVAAERVGDAGTVVGVDFQRIREFEEDELAADPRIETIRGDMTDERTRERLRDAVGEGGADVVVSDLAPNMTGEYSLDHARSVHLARQAFETALELLAPGGDLVVKVFEGRDLDDLKTDIDEEFEYVRIVSPEASRDSSSEVYLVAKGRLTAPVEVGDRLTVEITDTGREGDGIAKVDGYTLFVPEAEKGETVEVVVDDVKPRFGFAERVDD is encoded by the coding sequence ATGACACGACGCGACCACTACTACAACAAGGCCAAACAGGAGGGCTACCGGACCCGGGCCGCCTACAAGCTCCTGCAGATCGACGAGACCGCCGACCTCTTTTCGGGCGGCGAGACGGTCGTCGACCTCGGGGCGGCGCCGGGCGGGTGGCTCCAGGTCGCTGCCGAGCGCGTCGGCGACGCCGGAACCGTCGTCGGCGTCGACTTCCAGCGGATCCGAGAGTTCGAGGAGGACGAACTGGCGGCGGACCCGCGAATCGAGACGATCCGCGGGGACATGACCGACGAACGAACCCGCGAGCGTCTCCGTGACGCCGTCGGCGAGGGCGGCGCGGACGTCGTCGTCTCCGACCTGGCGCCGAACATGACCGGCGAGTACTCGCTGGATCACGCCCGGTCGGTTCACCTGGCCCGCCAGGCGTTCGAGACCGCCCTCGAACTGCTCGCACCCGGCGGGGACCTCGTCGTCAAGGTGTTCGAGGGACGGGACCTCGATGATCTCAAAACCGATATCGACGAAGAGTTCGAGTACGTCCGGATCGTCTCGCCGGAGGCCTCCCGGGATTCCTCCTCCGAGGTGTATCTCGTCGCCAAGGGACGGCTCACCGCGCCGGTCGAAGTCGGCGATCGACTCACAGTCGAGATCACGGACACCGGACGCGAGGGCGACGGGATCGCCAAGGTCGACGGGTACACCCTGTTCGTCCCCGAAGCGGAGAAAGGGGAAACCGTCGAGGTGGTCGTCGACGACGTCAAGCCACGGTTCGGCTTCGCCGAACGCGTCGACGACTGA
- a CDS encoding GNAT family N-acetyltransferase — protein sequence MRDDSHVCDIPDALPPDVIIRRALPADLLGIVRVFDGAALETDVERLRRRLRDDPPRAFVAAAARTDPSPESSADRVVGALVLSDRPASSPGEVEIEQVAVRRRRRGRGIGRALVEAACSFAIEHAPPGATPVVTARFDRTARPFYEACGFEIVEDPTLESAEGSRGERLRARRRADAG from the coding sequence ATGAGGGACGACTCCCACGTTTGCGATATCCCGGACGCGCTTCCACCAGACGTGATCATCAGGCGCGCGCTCCCGGCAGATCTCCTGGGAATCGTGCGCGTGTTCGACGGGGCCGCACTCGAGACGGACGTCGAGAGATTGCGGCGTCGACTCCGCGATGATCCGCCACGGGCGTTCGTCGCCGCCGCGGCCCGGACGGACCCCTCCCCGGAGTCGTCGGCTGACCGCGTCGTGGGCGCGCTCGTATTGAGTGACCGTCCAGCGTCGTCCCCCGGCGAGGTGGAGATCGAGCAGGTGGCGGTCCGCCGTCGGCGACGGGGACGGGGGATCGGACGCGCGCTCGTCGAGGCCGCCTGCAGCTTCGCGATCGAACACGCTCCTCCGGGGGCGACACCCGTGGTGACCGCCAGGTTCGACCGGACGGCCCGTCCCTTTTATGAGGCGTGCGGCTTCGAGATCGTCGAGGATCCGACCCTCGAGTCTGCCGAGGGCTCCAGGGGCGAACGACTCCGGGCCCGTCGCAGGGCCGACGCCGGGTGA
- a CDS encoding glutaredoxin family protein, translating to MGNRDDVTGNAETGDVEGVPVDVTVYSREDCHLCDEAIEVIRQVAADVGVIVAIDEIDVDEDEQLKDEYGDRVPYVLVDGDPAYKYRVDSFDLRRRLRDRAQN from the coding sequence ATGGGAAACCGAGACGATGTAACGGGGAACGCCGAGACGGGGGACGTCGAGGGGGTGCCGGTCGACGTGACCGTCTACTCGCGGGAGGACTGTCACCTGTGTGACGAGGCGATCGAGGTCATCCGGCAAGTCGCCGCCGACGTCGGTGTGATCGTCGCAATCGACGAGATCGACGTCGACGAGGACGAACAGCTGAAAGACGAGTACGGCGATCGGGTTCCGTACGTCCTCGTGGACGGCGACCCCGCCTACAAGTACCGGGTGGACTCGTTCGATCTCCGGCGACGGCTTCGGGATCGCGCCCAGAACTGA
- a CDS encoding CRISPR-associated protein Cas4 encodes MPGPLRRVTGSRSDETVTFGDLSRGAYCPRQLYHARKEDDREPPPDATDRIELAFRYPSLLDASDRELREAPIDVEPDAFRRNLARLRTRDDWDELASPSRTRVLLSGKDCRGIAHKIVGDPGVPTIVSPGTPPDQGTWNHHRVRAVAAAKALSWEQTRQVSTSFVEYPAHGVVRTVELTTRAKAAYRSALRAVRAIDGPPPRANDARCEGCEYSQACGTRTRSLRSLLGI; translated from the coding sequence ATGCCGGGACCACTCCGGCGCGTGACCGGCTCGCGATCCGACGAAACGGTGACGTTCGGCGATCTCTCGCGGGGGGCCTACTGCCCGCGACAGCTGTATCACGCCCGAAAGGAGGACGATCGAGAGCCGCCGCCGGACGCGACCGATCGTATCGAGTTGGCCTTCCGATACCCGTCGCTGCTCGACGCCTCCGACCGGGAACTTCGCGAGGCTCCGATCGATGTCGAACCGGACGCCTTCCGCCGAAACCTCGCCAGACTCCGAACGCGCGACGACTGGGACGAACTGGCCTCGCCGTCCCGGACCCGGGTACTGTTGTCCGGGAAGGATTGTCGCGGGATCGCCCACAAGATCGTCGGCGACCCAGGAGTCCCGACGATCGTCTCCCCCGGAACGCCGCCGGATCAGGGGACGTGGAACCACCACCGCGTGCGCGCAGTCGCCGCCGCCAAGGCCCTCTCGTGGGAGCAAACCCGGCAGGTGTCGACGTCGTTCGTGGAGTATCCGGCCCACGGGGTCGTTCGAACCGTCGAACTCACGACCCGCGCGAAAGCGGCCTACCGCTCCGCGCTTCGGGCGGTGCGGGCCATCGACGGCCCGCCGCCGCGAGCGAACGACGCCCGGTGTGAGGGCTGTGAATACAGCCAGGCGTGTGGCACCCGAACCCGGTCGCTCCGGTCGCTGCTCGGGATTTGA